The following proteins are co-located in the Brachyhypopomus gauderio isolate BG-103 unplaced genomic scaffold, BGAUD_0.2 sc90, whole genome shotgun sequence genome:
- the LOC143493605 gene encoding uncharacterized protein LOC143493605, with product MAVDVHNIPGMERVDELAEYLVELRTQTSLTLTNQQTTTIVSLWQNLNQFDKNRLVYAARHQDRLLTGRFRSPKKKAVFTPGVESTKRCVLGSSGSPAQWPDCCRLIESIFIRLANIHRSPKTLGKVSVSRWALMLEDYRKIRQLVLNNGTVMEQTTLQLVEVNQKTLMQWYKERLKSQEVSVLLQGVRLPDARPVAAQPLLPANVQPDEPPQYPHQVHIYHMPPNTAGQAKTKFRKILPSATPPLAPSQRHQDTSIQPPVASMESGSQASLRMIQPRPSPVLMMLPAGPAVSVMPQVLLPSSVPQPATPTERHYKRTVPYNTCRKCGQSRKTATGHSQYKGKIFCPMTETLTKEQWLEKMRKL from the exons ATG gcTGTGGATGTCCATAACATTCCTGGAATGGAAAGGGTGGATGAATTAGCAGAGTATCTGGTTGAGCTTCGCACTCAAACAAGCCTGACCCTGACAAACCAGCAGACCACCACGATTGTTAGTTTGTGGCAAAACCTAAACCAGTTTGATAAAAACAGACTGGTGTATGCAGCTCGGCATCAGGATAGGCTGCTGACTGGCCGCTTTCGATCCCCCAAAAAGAAGGCAGTTTTCACCCCTGGTGTTGAGAGCACAAAAAGGTGTGTTCTGGGATCAAGTGGctcccctgctcagtggcctGACTGCTGTCGGCTGATTGAATCCATCTTTATAAGACTGGCCAACATCCACAGAAGCCCCAAAACTCTGGGCAAAGTAAGTGTGTCAAGGTGGGCACTGATGTTGGAGGACTACAGGAAAATCAGGCAGCTTGTTTTGAACAATGGGACAGTGATGGAGCAGACCACCCTTCAGCTGGTAGAGGTGAACCAGAAAACTCTTATGCAGTGGTACAAAGAGCGCCTCAAATCTCAGGAGGTCTCTGTGCTACTTCAAGGGGTGCGCCTCCCTGATGCACGGCCAGTGGCAGCTCAACCTCTACTGCCAGCAAATGTACAACCTGATGAGCCTCCACAGTACCCTCATCAGGTTCATATTTACCACATGCCGCCAAACACAGCAGGTCAGGCTAAAACTAAGTTTAGAAAAATTCTGCCCAGTGCCACACCACCATTAGCCCCTAGTCAACGACATCAGGACACTTCCATTCAGCCTCCCGTTGCTTCCATGGAGTCTGGTTCACAGGCCTCTTTGAGGATGATACAGCCAAGACCTTCACCTGTACTGATGATGTTACCCGCAGGACCAGCTGTGTCTGTCATGCCTCAGGTGTTGTTGCCCAGTTCTGTCCCTCAGCCTGCTACCCCCACTGAGCGACATTACAAGCGGACAGTCCCATATAATACCTGTAGGAAGTGTGGACAGTCACGCAAAACAGCAACTGGCCATAGCCAGTACAAGGGGAAGATCTTCTGTCCTATGACAGAGACTCTTACCAAGGAACAGTGGCTAGAAAAGATGAGAAAACTGTGA